From Roseibium alexandrii DFL-11, the proteins below share one genomic window:
- a CDS encoding DUF1244 domain-containing protein, with translation MDEQTKIELEAAVFRRLVEHLRGRTDVQNIDMMNLAGFCRNCLSNWYADAAAEKDMSLDKDAAREIVYGMPYGDWKAKYQTEATAAQKAAFDKNKPEH, from the coding sequence TTGAGCTGGAAGCTGCCGTTTTCCGCCGGTTGGTCGAACACCTGCGTGGGCGTACCGATGTTCAGAACATTGACATGATGAACCTTGCGGGGTTCTGCCGGAATTGCCTGTCCAATTGGTATGCCGATGCGGCTGCCGAAAAGGACATGAGCCTGGACAAGGACGCAGCTCGCGAGATCGTCTACGGCATGCCCTACGGTGACTGGAAGGCAAAGTATCAAACCGAGGCCACAGCCGCGCAAAAAGCCGCTTTTGATAAAAACAAGCCTGAGCATTGA
- a CDS encoding DUF2312 domain-containing protein has product MSDPGGVAADQLRAFIERIERLEEEKKVISDDIKDVYAEAKGNGYDVKILRKVVSLRKKQPHEREEEEAVLDLYLHALGMAGAGPSEG; this is encoded by the coding sequence ATGTCCGATCCGGGTGGAGTGGCCGCAGACCAGCTGCGTGCCTTCATTGAACGTATTGAGCGTCTGGAAGAAGAAAAGAAGGTCATCTCGGATGACATCAAGGACGTCTACGCCGAAGCCAAGGGTAATGGCTACGACGTCAAAATCCTGCGCAAGGTTGTCTCTCTTCGCAAGAAGCAGCCGCATGAGCGCGAGGAAGAAGAAGCTGTTCTCGACCTCTACCTGCATGCGCTCGGCATGGCGGGAGCTGGGCCTTCGGAGGGCTGA
- a CDS encoding DUF882 domain-containing protein, with product MTFAGTVQAETRTLKLYNTHTKERVSITFKKNGRYIPSGLREANRFLRDWRRNEITKIDPELLDLVWEVYQKVRAGDYIHVVSSYRSPATNNMLRKRSKGVARNSQHTLGKAMDFFIPGVNIRKLRETGLRKQVGGVGYYPRSGSPFVHLDTGSVRHWPKMSRSQLARVFPNGRTLHIPSDGKPMKGYKIALAESKSGRRSSTRPTIVASNDTSAARNINDRDQGARTLTTRNQSVRSAPVPTPPANVTREAPEGGGNLFASLFGGGERTGNSDATRPGAVGGRQTASQAETVSPVVANPPVPTRKIIDTPEEAPVTAVASAAPELKPIDEQPAQIASAASVPTPAPNTLDGQRAALNDGQPSAASEPLDARFQIARAPAQKPAASLQAAAQAAAEKVGGSEGTTVDDPVAAIAAATGTAIPSPAPAPRSDTTLAYASAAPTPPELTRSLRPGTATNQQAAAPRPAAAPAVAARPSVSGRIPKDQIVDPLAGFASLPDRSEPLLLTGAGTARHQTFAWLSHPNQRQLNNVMKPGNRFVAASFQQDPYGNLRTDRFDGPAIVVLPVRFAR from the coding sequence ATGACATTTGCAGGCACGGTTCAAGCAGAAACCAGAACCTTGAAGCTATATAACACGCATACCAAAGAGCGTGTTTCGATCACTTTCAAGAAGAACGGCCGGTATATTCCGTCCGGTCTGCGGGAAGCCAATCGGTTTCTGCGCGACTGGCGGCGCAACGAAATCACAAAGATTGATCCGGAACTGCTCGATCTTGTTTGGGAAGTCTATCAAAAGGTTCGGGCCGGGGATTACATTCACGTTGTATCCAGCTACCGGTCGCCTGCGACAAACAACATGTTGCGCAAGCGCTCCAAAGGCGTTGCCAGAAACAGCCAGCATACGCTCGGCAAAGCCATGGACTTCTTTATTCCGGGCGTGAACATCAGAAAGCTCCGTGAAACCGGCTTGCGCAAGCAAGTTGGCGGGGTCGGCTATTATCCGCGTTCTGGCTCTCCGTTTGTCCATTTGGATACGGGCAGTGTTCGGCATTGGCCGAAGATGAGCCGATCGCAGCTTGCGCGGGTGTTCCCGAACGGCAGGACTTTGCATATCCCCTCTGACGGCAAGCCGATGAAGGGCTACAAGATCGCCCTTGCGGAATCCAAATCGGGCCGGCGGAGTTCAACACGGCCGACCATTGTCGCATCAAACGACACGTCTGCCGCGCGGAACATCAATGATCGAGACCAAGGCGCACGGACGCTTACAACCCGGAACCAGAGTGTCCGCAGCGCTCCAGTCCCCACGCCTCCGGCAAATGTCACACGTGAAGCACCAGAGGGTGGGGGTAATTTGTTTGCCAGCCTGTTTGGTGGCGGCGAGCGCACTGGGAACTCCGATGCAACCCGGCCAGGCGCAGTCGGAGGCCGCCAGACGGCATCGCAGGCTGAGACAGTTTCTCCGGTCGTAGCCAATCCCCCTGTGCCCACCCGCAAGATCATAGACACGCCTGAGGAAGCCCCGGTCACTGCAGTGGCAAGCGCGGCTCCGGAGTTGAAGCCAATCGACGAGCAGCCGGCTCAAATTGCAAGCGCGGCATCTGTTCCAACACCCGCACCCAACACGCTCGATGGTCAACGGGCAGCTTTGAATGACGGCCAGCCTTCAGCTGCAAGCGAACCACTGGACGCGCGTTTCCAGATTGCCAGGGCTCCGGCACAAAAGCCTGCAGCGAGCCTCCAAGCAGCAGCACAAGCTGCAGCAGAGAAAGTAGGTGGCTCTGAGGGAACGACAGTTGACGATCCGGTGGCGGCAATTGCTGCTGCAACGGGCACTGCGATCCCGTCACCAGCCCCTGCTCCGCGCTCAGATACCACTCTTGCCTATGCATCGGCGGCGCCGACACCGCCTGAATTGACCCGGTCACTACGGCCTGGCACCGCCACGAACCAACAGGCCGCAGCGCCGCGTCCGGCGGCTGCACCTGCAGTGGCCGCGCGGCCATCGGTATCCGGGCGAATTCCGAAAGACCAGATTGTTGATCCGCTTGCTGGATTCGCAAGCCTGCCGGACCGGTCCGAACCACTTCTGCTAACTGGCGCTGGTACAGCCCGCCACCAAACATTTGCGTGGTTGAGCCATCCCAATCAGCGGCAACTGAACAATGTCATGAAGCCGGGCAACCGGTTCGTAGCTGCAAGCTTCCAGCAAGATCCCTACGGCAATCTGCGCACCGACCGATTCGACGGGCCCGCCATCGTAGTGCTGCCTGTCCGGTTTGCCAGATAG